The DNA sequence CCCACTGCACCCACCCACCCCCCCTAGGGGGGctgccccttcccctgcccacCTCACCTGCCCACCTCACCTGCCCACTTCCCCTGCTTGTCTGCATTTTGCTTATTTGCTTACAGCAGGAAGAAGGGCAGCATCCCTGTCCCAGACACCTCAGTGTGGAGCATGGTGACCTTGTCACCCTTTCCCTGAGGTCCTGAGCTCTCCCAGGTTGAGGTTTCCTCAGAAGCTCTAGCCATGGGCACTGCCCCTGTAGCTGCTGACGCTGTCCGTGACAAGTTGTGTTTCTGGGTGTGCCGTGCACCCACGGTGGGTGatccctgctgcagggctgggctgctgctctgcctgctcctgctgcccaccccAGCAAGGACAGCTGCTCACAGACAGGTTTCTGCAGCAGAACTGGGCCCAGCTGGCAGGGAGCGGAGCAGACACCCCTGTGCCAGGTCTCCAAATGTCACCCGTGGGGACTGGCGGGTGGAAACCAAAACACAGAGAGAGTTTtacaaggagggaaaaaatcaaaGGAATTGAAATGAAATAGCAGACATAGCAATGGAGCAATCATCCACAGAGGGCTTGTGAAAATaaacagcagagaggaaaattgCAGGGAGCCCTAAagacagggagctgcagcccagctttGCCAGCCACGCTGAAAGCTCAGCTCAGCCTGTGAGGAGCGGTCTGTCCCCTCTCCTTCACCTCCTGTGCCAGCAAGATGCCCTGGAAACCACCAGATGttgctgtgccaggggaaaaCCCTGCCCTACAAAGATGGGGGTTGGGGGGCTCTGTTTTCACCCCTTTATTTCTTCAGCTCCATGCAGCTCACCTGAGTGTTCCCTGCAAAGCTCAGCTTGCTCTTGCTACCACCCCTGAGCTGCAGTGGGGAAGGGGGGAGTGTCCTCAGCAGTTTTAGGTGCTCAGGAACTAATTACTACTTGTATTGCATGAAAGAGAACATTTTGGGAGACAGCTGGGCCTGCAGCCaagccccaggacccccagttTTCTCTGCATCCTCCAAATGCAGGTCTGGAGCGTGGCCTTGGTGCAGTGGGAAGTGGCAGGTAGCCTTTGGCACTCTTCAGCTCCTCAAACCATTTCTGCCTCTCTGTCCAGAGAAGGCAGCACTCGGGAGGTGCCTGTTTACAGGACCCTTCCCATTGCAGAAACGGGCTGTATTTTACTGATAAGCATGCTGTATCTCTGTAGAAGGGCTCTGAGTGCTGCCAGCAGCGTGGGGAGGTGGCACAGTGTGGGGAGGTGGCACAGTGTGGGGAGGTGGCACAGCGTGGGGAGGTGGCACAGCGTGGGGTGGCACCATGGGGCAGGTGCCCCCCAGCACGGCACCTTCTCCAAAGCCTCTTCTCCAAAGGCAGCTCCTTCACCTCCTCACCAGCCCCTCCTCAAGCTCCTCTCTGTAGAGACCCAGTGCTGCCCACACATCCCTAACTCGgccccagagcagcctgagAGCCCTGCTGATGCAATTATCCTGGCCACAGATGGGCACAGAGCACGGAGATCAAGAGCTGCCGCTAATGCACAGCGCCTGTTTGGAACAGGCACAGCCCTCACAGCATTAGGGTCCATTTGTTCATCTGGAATTAATTACAGAGtgggtgcagggcagggactgtGAGTGTCCCACTGCCCCCTTCCTCTGCCTCACTGTCTCTGCTCCTCCCCTGCTGCAGGGCCAAGGAGATCAAGACAAAGCTGGGCACACTGCTCCAGAAGCCTGACTCGACCATTGACTTCATCATCCCCTACCCTGAGAAGCCGGAGAAGCCACCCAAGGCCCAGAAGTGAGTACTGcactgggctgggctgcagtgcccagcccttCTGGGGTGCAGAGGAGCTGAAGCCCTGTCGTGGGCTGCCACGTGGAGGGCAGCTCGTGGCAGGCTCCTCATCACCTCCCTGCTAGGTGCAGCCTCAGGAAGTCGTGTCAGGGCAGCTTGAGACATGTCAGCCAATACAGCTCCATGGAAACTAGATTTCCCATGGAAACTCAATTTACTTTTGATGAGATTTCATGTTATTCGATAAAGCTTTTCCCAGAGGCATATGGCACTTGGACTTCTCTGAGTCACCTGCCTCAGCCCAGAGGTGCCAGCCTTTGCAGCCATCGGGTTTGGGGTGGCAGCGTGTCCCTCGGCTGGGTGCACAGCCCCATGGCTACACCTGGCTCAGGGCTCATGGTGATGGGACCTCCTCACTTTATGGCCTTTGGCTTGGccactgctctccagcaccgAGCTGCTGTATAATACTGGCTTATCAACGTGCTTTAAAGCACGGGAAACATGAATTATTTCTCCTGGCAATCTGGGGTGTGGGTTGTGATAAGCAGGGATACGTTTGCCAGCACGGTCCCTGCCTGCCAGAGCGCTGCCCTGTGAGAGCTGCCCGTgccaagcagggctggcagagccatCGTGTGGCTCTCACCCCATCGCTGCCGTGCCCAGATGTCTCCGTGACAGAGACACGTTTGTCTCCATCAGCCATCCCCGCAGAAAGCCAGAGGACATCTCCACTCCCCCCTGTCTGGAGGAGCTGTTTGCTGCTACTCTGGCATCACTCACCTGTCAGCATCTCACTCGCAGTCAACATCATCCCAGGGACAGGCACATAATGGGAAAGTGAATTTGGTGGTTTCCAGGAAATCTGGATTGAGTTAGGCTGCTGCAGTGATGCTCCTCCTCACCGGGGTGAGAAGTCACctgacagggacatgggggcAGGGAGAGCTCTGGTTTTTGGTGGAGGTGCAAACACAATTCAGGGTCCAGAAAGCGAAGGATAAGAACCCCCTGTCATGACAAGTGAGGGCTGGTACCCACCCTGAGCAAACCTggcattcctgctgctctcctctcccacTGGAGCCTCCTGGGCAGTGTGACAGGGCTGGGCACCTGGAGCTCCCCCAGACCCACTGCTGAAGCTCCTGGGCCCCCAGGACCAGGACAGGCTGTCCTGCCcacttccctccctgctcccagggatgctctgctCAGCCAGGGGATTTCAGCCCCCGTGTGCGGCCCCTGCAGCACAGAACAGAGTGCAGCACAGAACAGAGtgcagcactgcctgcaggGAGTGGAGGCTGtccacagccagcccagcacccaGTGATGATCCGGGGGGCTTCCCTTGCCCTCcagccagcgctgccagggatgcagggaaggAGCCGGGAGCCCAGGGCAGCGTGGTCAAACTCCTCGGGgcttaaataaaacaaaaaaaaaagccacaaacaaaaaaaaaaaaaaaccacaaaactctTCAGTCTCACGGCGAACATCGCATTGAAAAATCCTaaagagcagagggagcagcggGCAGATGGAAGAGGCCGGAGGTTTCCATGGGACGGCGCCGAGGCCGGTGACCCGCAGGGCGTGGGAGAGCTGCGGGAGCCCGGGGCGCTGACCCCGGCCCGGCTGCTCGGGGAGcatctctcccctccccagcaggaAAACACGGGGATGCTTCCCAGCCGCCCGCcgagccccagctctgctctcccgACTGGGAGCCGGAGCCCCGCGGCTGCAGAAGGAATCgcttccagcccagccccagctctgctcaagCACGGCGGAattctccctccccaccccatcccatccccaccccatccccatccccatccccatccccatccccatccccatccccatccccatccccatccccatccccatccccatccccatccccatccccatccccatccccatccccatccccatccccatccccatccccatccccatccccatccccatccccatccccatccccatccccatccccatcccatcctcaccccatccccaccccatccccacTCCATCCTCACCCCCTGCACTCGGCTGCCCCCCGGAGAAGGGCGCCTGTGCTGTgatgcagcagcatccccaTTCCATCCCCAGAGCACTGCCTCCGCTCTGAGAGCCTCTGCAACTTGTTACTCCTCTCCTCCCCGTTTTTAAAGTCATTGTTTAAAATCCTGGAGCCCCGAGGGAGGCTTCTGTGGGTAACCAAGGACCACCTGCGCTTTCTTTACTCTCCTCAGGCCGTCTCTGGAGGAGGCTCTGCAGTGGCGCGATTCCTTGGAGAAGCTCCTGCAAAACCCCTGTGAGTTCCCATCCCCTGTATCCCCCTggtcccctcccctctccccacgTCCCCCGGGGTGCCCAGCGAGGGCACAGCCAGTGCTCAGCGAGGTCTCACCTCCCCCTTGACCTCCAGACGGGCTCGCCAGCTTCCGCAGCTTCCTGCGCTCCGAGTTCAGCGAGGAGAACGCCGAGTTCTGGGTGGCCTGCGAGGACTACAAGAAAACCAAGTCCCCTGTGAAGCTGGCGGAGAAGGCCAAAAAGATCTATGAGGAGTTCATCCAGACTGAGGCACCCAAAGAGGTCAGTGGCCATGGGGCTGGAGATGGTGCTGGGAGGGACgaggctgctgccctggcacctccATCCCAAAGGAGAGCGATGGCTGCAGGCCtgaggggctcggggggctgTGTCCTTGCCAAGgggcagccccatccccaggtgCTGC is a window from the Poecile atricapillus isolate bPoeAtr1 chromosome 7, bPoeAtr1.hap1, whole genome shotgun sequence genome containing:
- the RGS5 gene encoding regulator of G-protein signaling 5; its protein translation is MCKGLAALPHTCLERAKEIKTKLGTLLQKPDSTIDFIIPYPEKPEKPPKAQKPSLEEALQWRDSLEKLLQNPYGLASFRSFLRSEFSEENAEFWVACEDYKKTKSPVKLAEKAKKIYEEFIQTEAPKEVNIDHFTKAMTMKNLVEPSPTSFDMAQKRIFALMEKDSLPRFVRSEFYHELIK